In Anastrepha obliqua isolate idAnaObli1 unplaced genomic scaffold, idAnaObli1_1.0 ptg000012l, whole genome shotgun sequence, a single window of DNA contains:
- the LOC129251304 gene encoding uncharacterized protein LOC129251304, producing the protein MPRKIYSDNATNFVGADRKLRELRDAFEAQQPEVQKYATDEGFTFAFIPPRAPHFGGLWEAAVKSAKHLLVRAIGNALLTAEELQTLLVEVEAVLNSRPLVPLSQDPNDGEALTPAHLLVGCPLRALPPAQVSMDPMRCCDRWQFVCCLKQQFWRLWSRNYLLGLQQRNKWLHPKRNLELNDLVLVQEDNTPPQQWVLGRVAATVTGQDGKVRVADVATKAGVIKRPVHKLAVLPLDVEGP; encoded by the coding sequence ATGCCGCGGAAAATATACAGCGACAACGCCACCAACTTCGTCGGCGCCGATCGCAAGCTTCGCGAGCTGAGGGATGCTTTCGAGGCCCAACAACCGGAAGTACAGAAGTACGCAACGGACGAAGGATTCACCTTCGCCTTTATACCACCCAGGGCACCGCACTTCGGCGGGTTATGGGAGGCGGCAGTGAAGTCCGCCAAACACCTTCTCGTGCGCGCAATCGGCAACGCGCTGCTCACCGCCGAAGAACTACAGACGCTGCTCGTCGAGGTCGAGGCCGTACTCAACTCGCGACCCCTGGTACCACTGAGTCAGGACCCGAACGATGGAGAGGCCCTAACACCAGCGCACCTACTAGTTGGGTGCCCCCTTCGAGCGCTGCCACCAGCCCAAGTATCGATGGACCCAATGCGTTGCTGCGACAGATGGCAATTTGTCTGTTGTCTCAAGCAACAGTTTTGGCGACTGTGGTCCAGGAACTACCTGTTGGGTCTTCAACAGAGGAACAAGTGGTTGCATCCGAAGCGCAACCTCGAGCTGAACGACCTCGTCCTGGTTCAGGAAGACAACACACCACCGCAGCAATGGGTGCTCGGCCGCGTCGCCGCAACCGTAACAGGGCAAGACGGCAAAGTCCGCGTAGCAGACGTGGCAACCAAAGCGGGCGTAATTAAACGCCCCGTTCACAAGCTCGCCGTACTGCCATTAGACGTTGAA